The genomic interval TTATACCTCTAAAAGGGCGTGATTTGGACTTGTTTATGGTGAAATTTCGACCGTCTTATGAATTTGTTGAGCAGTCGGACGATGAACAGATCCGTTTGTATATCATGGATTCCTACAAAGAATTCAAGAATATGAGTCAGGCCGAAAAGGATAAAATTAAGTTAATTAAACAAACAGAGTGAGTGCCTCTGCGACAATAAAAGTACTGCCACCGATAAAAATCAAATCTTTTTTACCTGCATTTTGCAGGGCAGATTGAACCGCATCAGTAACCGACGCGTAAGCTTGGCCCTGAAGTTCAGAAGCCTGGCTTAACCGGGCTAGTTCGCATGCAGGAAGGGCGCGATCGAAAGCCGCATTGCAGAAGTAATAGGTGGCATTTGTCGGTAAAAGTGAAAGGAGTGCTGTTATATCTTTATCTTTCATAATCCCTATCACCATATGGAGGTGTTGGTATTTTGCGTCGTGTAAGTTGCTTATAACTGCCTTCCAACCGGCTTCATTATGCCCTGTATCACATATAACGCGTGGTTCTTTCCTGAGTGTTTGCCAGCGTCCCATGAGTCCGGTTAAATCCTTAACATGAGCAAGCGCGTCAACTATATTGGTTTTTGAGATTTGATAACCTTGATGATTTAACTCGTTAACAGCTGATAGGACAGACAAGATGTTCTTTTCTTGATAGCTACCGGGCAGATCCAGCTTAATGTTGAAGGTTGTTGGGAGTGAAGTTGAAGCTGCTTCTGCAGTTTTATGTTTAAGATTTTCTGCCTGTAAGCTTAGATATTCATCATTTTTATTCTCAACTGTGACTGTCCATTCATCTTGCGCAAAAATAACTTCGCTGCCGGTGTTTGCGGCGGTGTCAAGAAAAATACTGGTTGTATCTTGGTGTTTCTCGCCGATAATAACAGGGGTTCCAGGTTTGATGATCCCCGCTTTTTCGCGCGCTATCAGCGGTAATGTATTGCCCAACATATGGGTATGATCGAGGCTGATATTGGTAATAACCGATAGTGTAGGATGGATAACGTTGGTAGAATCTAACCGCCCACCTAAGCCTGTTTCGATAATCGCGATATCTACATTGTGTTCGGAAAAGTGATGAAACGCCATAGCAACCGTAACCTCAAAAAAGGATGGTTGAAGAGTTTCGATAAAATCTTGCTGTTTTTCAACGAAGTCCACAACCTCTTGTTGGGATATCATTTCTCCGTCAATCCGTATCCGTTCTCTAAAATCTAAGAGGTGAGGCGAGGTATAGATTCCTGTTTTGTAGCCAGCCTGCTGAAGTACTGCGGCTAGCATATTGGAAACAGAACCCTTTCCATTCGTTCCAGCGATGTGAATTGACCTGAAGTTCTTTTGTGGATTGCCTAAGGCTTCGCAGATCTTTAAGGTATTCGATAAATCCTTTTTTATAGCGGCATCGCCTATCCGACTAAACAGAGGAAGTCTGTTATAGAGATAATCCAGAGTCTCTTGGTATTGCATGGATTAAGCTTGATTAAGCTATTTCAACTTGAAGTTAAAGACAATGACACCCGTTTGTACAGGAGGTGCTTTTTCGAGACGGTTTAATTGTGCGCCAAGTGCTGCCCGTTCGCATTTTTCATATAGGGCATTATTCGAAATTGTAGTACCGCGGACACCTGCTCTGGCAGATATAATTTTTCCATCACGGTCTACGCGGACTTCAACAGCTATTTTTCCTGACTGTTGGCCGTTGTCTTCAATTTGAGGAGCAACAACAAAGCGCCTGTTTTCCAAACTAAGAGCCGCATCACCAAAGCCTGATCCTCCTTCGCCATAATCGGCAGCAAGAGGGTCTCCTTGCCTGCTCCCTTGATTTCCAGCTGTAGTGCCTGTTCCATCACCTGTTCCCGATGCATTATTTTTCTTGCCGGTATATAAGGCATTGGGGTTTACGGTAGGTTTACTTTCTTTTTTTTCTGGTGTTGCTACCGGCGTTGGGTTTGGGCTGTTTTCCTTCGTGACAACTGCGGGTGCATCTTCCATATCTTGAGTAACGATGGCTTTGTCGCTTGTTTGTTGCGAGGCTACGGGCTCAGGAGATGCATCGGGAACGACACGGTCTGGCCTCGTTTCATTAGCATTCGGATCCATCGAAGGCTCGTCAATACTCATATAATCATCACCCATACCAACTGGTGAGGTTCCATAGTTTACAATGATGCCTCCAGTTCCAAATTGAGGCATCGGATTCCCAAGGATAATAAAGTAGCTAATAATAAAAAGAACTACCATGATTCCCGCCGAAATCCCAATTGCTTTTGGGTAATAATTGTCCTCTTGTTGGTGAAAACTCATCTTATTAAATCCTTATTGTGGTTTTGGTTCGGTTGCCAATACCAATTTTATCCGTAATTGATTAGCCGCATCCATTACTTCGATCACATCTCTGATAGAAACACTCCGATCGACATATAGCATAATTGTCAGTTCTTCTCCCGGTTGAACGTATGCCTGTAAAGCAGGTAATAAATTCTCTACGGGTACAGGTTCCTTCTCTATGAAATATTCCAGGTTTTCAGTGATTGACACTGTAATCGTCTTCTTTGCCAACGACTGCTCGCCCGAGCTGGATCTTGGCAATAAGAGTTTTACTACCTGTGGATTGGCCACAGCCGAAGCTAAGAGGAAGAACAGCATCAAAAAGAACATGATATCGTTCAATGCTGCGGTGTGCACCTCTGCTTTCGGCTTTTCCCTTCTTCGTCTAATTTTCATTTACTTGCTATTATAACAAAGTTACTAAATTCTAAATAAAACAAATTGACCGCTAAGATACAGGCTCATCAAGGAGGTCGATAAACTCAATTGCATCTGTTTCCATACGAAGGATGATACGTTCAACCATTTCATTTAGGATATGATAACCAATATAGGCGATGATACCGATAATTAATCCGGTTGCTGACGATACCATTTTTACATAGAGTCCGCCAGATACGGTACCAATATCAATCACACCAGCGAGCTCCACTTCATGGAAAATTGCAATTACACCGATAATCGTACCAACAAACCCCATCATCGGAGCGATCCCGGCAATAATTCCTAAAATATTGATGTTCTTTTCAAGTTTAGCAACTTCAAGTTTACCCACATTTTCAATAGCACCTTCAATTTCTTTAATTGGGCGACCGATTCTTAGAAGTCCTTTCTGGAGCATACGCCCGAGAGGGCCGTTGTTGTTTCTGCAAATTGCTAATGCTGATTCCAGTTTTCCGGAGAGGATGCTTTGTTTCACCTGAACCATCAGATTCTTTTCAAAGCGGTTTGCTTTGCGGATGGTGAGGTATCTTTCAATGAAGATAACTAAGCCTATTAAGAGCAAAAGTGCCAAGGGTAGCATTACCCACCCTCCTTTAATTAGGAGATCAATAAAACGCAGTTTTTCTGGTTCTTGAACTACTTGTTCTGCCGCCGTCATCATCGTATCCAATGGTAGGGTGGTGTCAATTTGTAATAGCATAGGTGTTATTATTCTTTAGTTTTGATTATTGATATTATAGTTCTTATTTTCCCATAGCCAAGCTTCTTTGGCTAATTCTTCTCTTACCCGTGAAAGTGATTCAGATGCTTCTGCCGAGGTATTGAACGTAGCATAACTTATCTTATTCATATTACCGGGTCTATTATTTTGCAATATATAAACATTATAGCCTTTTGCATTTGTTTTGTTAACAAAATCTTTTGCTTCTGTCATGGTTTCGAATGCAGCGATAATGATTTCATATCTTCCGCTAGGTTTTCTGATGATTTCTTCGGGATTGTTGTTCGCAACGGCGTCGGTGACGGTTGATGTGTCCGATACGGTCAGTGCGGTGGCACCTTCTCCTTGTAGCGTTGAAAGAGAGTCTTGATCGTTCTCTGTCTGAGCCGTAGCAACCGGTTGGTTTATTGCCGGCTGTTCCTTTCCTCTTGGCATCAGAAACCATATTCCCGCAATTATGATGCATGCGGCAATGCCAATAACAGGCCAAAGCCATCTTTTGGAGTCTCTTTCTAATGCTGAATCATCCAGCTCATTGTCTAACACAATCGGTTCGAATGTATCTTCATCAACTGTTTCGGTCTCTGAATTATCTGTATTGTTGGTTGTTTCAATTTCAGAAGAAGTTTCTGCTACTAAAGCTTCTAAGCTTTTTTCCTGTTTTCTTATGGGTAGTATTTCGGCTTCCTCGATAGGGTCGTATAAGCTAAACTCTGATGTTTCTTCCTCGGGAATGATGACTAGCTCGTCTTGAGGATTTACGAAGCAGTCGCCTAATCCCTCGATATACGCTTTCTGTTTGCTGGAAATACAATCTTCTAATTTATCGACTATTGACGATGAAACCTTTTTACTTTCGCTCAGAGATAAATTGTGATTCCCCGTTATAAACTCTGTAAGAGCATTACGGTCAATCTTCTGATTGCTAATAAGAAGTGCGTGTGAGGGCGGAATGAAAAGCTGTTTGTCTTCATCAAAATAAGCTGGCCTATATTCTTTTTTGAACATGCCAACGCCAGGCAGATAAAATGTTTCTTTATTTGCTAGTTCTCTTCTTATAATTGAACCTATATTGACCATCTTTGCGACGCAAAGTTATTTATTTAAAATGAATAATTTAATCCGCCGATAATATTGAAACCTAGATGAGGATAGTAGAGGTATTTCTCATACGCATCGTTCACTAAGTTGTTAGCTTGAACGAAAATGCCAAACTGATTGGTGATTCGATATTCCGCGCCGGCATTCAGGTTAACGAATGCTGGGATCTTCCGTACTGAGAATGGAGGTTCACCGCCGAAATCTATCAGTGGATCGAGGTACCTGGCGGAAGTTTCTCCGTTAAAGAAAACCTCTCCTGTTAAAAATAACTTTTCGCTAATATTAATTCTGGCGTCAGACGATATGCGAACCGTTGGCATAAACCAAGGCTCATCTTCTGTAGATAGTTTGTAATCGCTGATATTTAACTTTCCTCCAATATTTACAGTCTGAGATACACGCACGTTGATCTCGCCTTCAAAGCCTGAAATTGTGGTGGCATCTTCGGTGCCTGGATCGTAAATGACGTCAAAGCGTGTTGGGTCATCGATGTTGTTAACAAATAACGGCATATCTTCGATTTTACGGTAGAAGAAATTAGCTTTGTAACCAAAAGTAGCTCCTAAATTACCTTTTACCCCTGCGAAAATATTCAAACGATCAACCATATTATTTATATTGATGTTTTCGTTCAAATAAGGATTGTCTTGCGCCAGCGTACGTAATGACGTTTTTGTAACATCTCCATTAACGCCCCCGAATATCGTCGCAAATTGTGGGACAATATCTAATTCGAAATCGGCTGAAGGGAAGAGGTTGGTCCGGCTGGTATCATTACTTTCGGCGACGAAATTGGCTCCCAAAGTCAATTTGTAGTTTTCTCCTTGGAAACGGATATAGGGATTTAATCGCACTATATTATTCGGTGTGCTGTAATCGGTTCCTTTCACTGTCGTCAAGTCGGCCGATACGTTTGCTCCGAGGTTAAACGCTTGAATAGTTTTATTGAAATACCCACTGATCGCAAATGAATTTTCTTTTGCATTGAACGCATCACTGAATAGATAGGCATCTGCCTTCAATGAATAACTCACATCATCTGCGTTTGGATCATAATTTTTTAGCAACTCACCTGAAAGGTAGAAATCATTGAAGGTTTGATTTTCTGGAGTAAGTGCAGCGGCGTAAAGCTCAGGTATATAACCATAAAACGCAGTTCCATAACGATTATAACCCACTTCGCCTTTTAAGGTAAAAGCATCCATAAAACGTTTTCCAAATACGCCTATCTTCTGTTCAGAAAACTTTTGGCCTTCCAAATCGCCTTTCTGACCAAGATGCTTAGCGTAAAAGCCGGCTTGGTAGATATCTGCTGTGCCAGTATTCACGTACACCTCACCGAGAATCGTATTAAAATTGCCTATACCCAATTTCGCATAGTTATTTGTCATGATGTCAGGGCGTGTCGATTGTACCTCCTGAATATTCAACTGTCCCATACCCGAAGGCAGGTTAAGTCGCTTATCCATGATGTTATAGTTCAGCGACGGTTGAAATGTGCGTGTGTCACTGAGGTTGGGACTGCGCCGG from Pedobacter indicus carries:
- a CDS encoding bifunctional folylpolyglutamate synthase/dihydrofolate synthase, producing MQYQETLDYLYNRLPLFSRIGDAAIKKDLSNTLKICEALGNPQKNFRSIHIAGTNGKGSVSNMLAAVLQQAGYKTGIYTSPHLLDFRERIRIDGEMISQQEVVDFVEKQQDFIETLQPSFFEVTVAMAFHHFSEHNVDIAIIETGLGGRLDSTNVIHPTLSVITNISLDHTHMLGNTLPLIAREKAGIIKPGTPVIIGEKHQDTTSIFLDTAANTGSEVIFAQDEWTVTVENKNDEYLSLQAENLKHKTAEAASTSLPTTFNIKLDLPGSYQEKNILSVLSAVNELNHQGYQISKTNIVDALAHVKDLTGLMGRWQTLRKEPRVICDTGHNEAGWKAVISNLHDAKYQHLHMVIGIMKDKDITALLSLLPTNATYYFCNAAFDRALPACELARLSQASELQGQAYASVTDAVQSALQNAGKKDLIFIGGSTFIVAEALTLFV
- a CDS encoding energy transducer TonB — protein: MSFHQQEDNYYPKAIGISAGIMVVLFIISYFIILGNPMPQFGTGGIIVNYGTSPVGMGDDYMSIDEPSMDPNANETRPDRVVPDASPEPVASQQTSDKAIVTQDMEDAPAVVTKENSPNPTPVATPEKKESKPTVNPNALYTGKKNNASGTGDGTGTTAGNQGSRQGDPLAADYGEGGSGFGDAALSLENRRFVVAPQIEDNGQQSGKIAVEVRVDRDGKIISARAGVRGTTISNNALYEKCERAALGAQLNRLEKAPPVQTGVIVFNFKLK
- a CDS encoding ExbD/TolR family protein, whose amino-acid sequence is MKIRRRREKPKAEVHTAALNDIMFFLMLFFLLASAVANPQVVKLLLPRSSSGEQSLAKKTITVSITENLEYFIEKEPVPVENLLPALQAYVQPGEELTIMLYVDRSVSIRDVIEVMDAANQLRIKLVLATEPKPQ
- a CDS encoding MotA/TolQ/ExbB proton channel family protein, encoding MLLQIDTTLPLDTMMTAAEQVVQEPEKLRFIDLLIKGGWVMLPLALLLLIGLVIFIERYLTIRKANRFEKNLMVQVKQSILSGKLESALAICRNNNGPLGRMLQKGLLRIGRPIKEIEGAIENVGKLEVAKLEKNINILGIIAGIAPMMGFVGTIIGVIAIFHEVELAGVIDIGTVSGGLYVKMVSSATGLIIGIIAYIGYHILNEMVERIILRMETDAIEFIDLLDEPVS
- a CDS encoding SPOR domain-containing protein, with product MVNIGSIIRRELANKETFYLPGVGMFKKEYRPAYFDEDKQLFIPPSHALLISNQKIDRNALTEFITGNHNLSLSESKKVSSSIVDKLEDCISSKQKAYIEGLGDCFVNPQDELVIIPEEETSEFSLYDPIEEAEILPIRKQEKSLEALVAETSSEIETTNNTDNSETETVDEDTFEPIVLDNELDDSALERDSKRWLWPVIGIAACIIIAGIWFLMPRGKEQPAINQPVATAQTENDQDSLSTLQGEGATALTVSDTSTVTDAVANNNPEEIIRKPSGRYEIIIAAFETMTEAKDFVNKTNAKGYNVYILQNNRPGNMNKISYATFNTSAEASESLSRVREELAKEAWLWENKNYNINNQN
- a CDS encoding TonB-dependent receptor — protein: MILKISMLKYTFMIGLGVLSLNTFAQVDTTKTPESNTQQSTTIEEVEVIRDYRPILADAVKIRRSPNLSDTRTFQPSLNYNIMDKRLNLPSGMGQLNIQEVQSTRPDIMTNNYAKLGIGNFNTILGEVYVNTGTADIYQAGFYAKHLGQKGDLEGQKFSEQKIGVFGKRFMDAFTLKGEVGYNRYGTAFYGYIPELYAAALTPENQTFNDFYLSGELLKNYDPNADDVSYSLKADAYLFSDAFNAKENSFAISGYFNKTIQAFNLGANVSADLTTVKGTDYSTPNNIVRLNPYIRFQGENYKLTLGANFVAESNDTSRTNLFPSADFELDIVPQFATIFGGVNGDVTKTSLRTLAQDNPYLNENININNMVDRLNIFAGVKGNLGATFGYKANFFYRKIEDMPLFVNNIDDPTRFDVIYDPGTEDATTISGFEGEINVRVSQTVNIGGKLNISDYKLSTEDEPWFMPTVRISSDARINISEKLFLTGEVFFNGETSARYLDPLIDFGGEPPFSVRKIPAFVNLNAGAEYRITNQFGIFVQANNLVNDAYEKYLYYPHLGFNIIGGLNYSF